The following are encoded in a window of Candidatus Limnocylindrales bacterium genomic DNA:
- a CDS encoding glycosyltransferase family 39 protein: MKSKQPIMAKSGVIVILLTLIGLTLRFINLNQGLWYDEIIALVRFIRLPLRDLLTTYTSENQHMLYSVLAHLSIVEFGEHIWSLRLPAVVFGVASIPALYLLGKTITSRWEALLATALMTVSYHHVWFSQNARGYTGLLFWTLVGTYLFLRGLQQNRINLWIGYGIAMALGIYTHLTMVFVLLSHAIVFVWQLYSDKNKGELVKTDLKMPLIGFGLTGLFTALLYAPILPQMVAHFGGGGTIPSQWTEVFWAISEAIRGLKVGFAKGVLGVLGLLVAGFFFTCGLWSYAKENRKVFALLVLPGLLGAVPLTLLEHNIWPRFFFYTLGFILLIAVRGAMVVGKLIAGLQVGQNSEIYGMKIGSTIIGLLIGLSLASLPFAYQYPKQDYEGAMNFVEKVRKPSDLVVTVGLAAVVYEEYYKKNWEVITTVEQLNQIRAQAPETWLIYAFPIFVESRYPEVMAAIFKDFTPVKIFPGTLGGGEIYVCKSNKAS, from the coding sequence ATGAAAAGTAAACAACCGATCATGGCAAAGTCCGGTGTTATCGTAATTCTTCTCACGTTGATAGGTCTGACATTACGCTTCATAAACCTGAATCAGGGACTCTGGTATGATGAAATCATAGCTCTGGTCCGGTTTATCCGGTTACCTCTGCGAGATCTTCTAACCACGTATACTTCAGAAAATCAACACATGCTTTACTCGGTACTCGCCCATCTCTCCATTGTAGAGTTTGGTGAACATATCTGGTCTCTTCGCTTACCGGCAGTTGTTTTTGGGGTTGCCAGTATCCCGGCACTTTATCTTTTGGGAAAAACCATAACCAGCAGATGGGAAGCCTTACTGGCCACCGCCCTGATGACGGTTTCTTATCACCATGTCTGGTTTTCCCAAAATGCACGGGGATATACAGGACTTCTTTTCTGGACTCTCGTGGGTACTTATCTTTTCCTTCGAGGTTTGCAACAGAATCGGATCAACCTCTGGATCGGATATGGGATAGCCATGGCCTTGGGAATTTATACGCATCTCACCATGGTTTTTGTACTCCTGAGTCATGCCATTGTTTTCGTTTGGCAGCTTTACTCCGATAAGAATAAAGGGGAACTGGTAAAGACCGATTTGAAAATGCCCTTAATAGGATTTGGTTTAACCGGACTCTTCACAGCACTCCTGTATGCACCGATTTTACCTCAAATGGTTGCCCATTTTGGAGGTGGTGGAACCATTCCATCTCAGTGGACAGAGGTTTTTTGGGCTATATCCGAAGCAATTCGTGGTTTAAAAGTTGGTTTTGCCAAAGGAGTTCTGGGGGTTTTAGGACTCTTAGTAGCCGGTTTTTTCTTTACTTGTGGGCTTTGGAGTTATGCAAAAGAGAATCGAAAGGTATTTGCCCTGCTGGTTCTTCCAGGGCTTCTGGGGGCTGTTCCGCTAACACTCCTGGAGCATAACATCTGGCCGCGATTCTTTTTTTACACTCTGGGCTTTATCCTTCTTATCGCCGTTCGTGGAGCCATGGTCGTGGGGAAATTAATCGCGGGACTACAGGTCGGTCAGAATAGTGAAATTTATGGCATGAAAATTGGATCAACCATCATTGGTCTTCTCATCGGGTTATCCCTAGCTTCATTACCCTTTGCCTATCAATATCCCAAACAGGATTATGAAGGAGCCATGAACTTTGTCGAGAAAGTAAGAAAGCCTTCGGATCTCGTGGTAACGGTGGGATTAGCCGCCGTTGTATATGAGGAGTATTATAAAAAAAATTGGGAAGTCATTACCACCGTCGAGCAGCTAAATCAAATTCGCGCACAGGCCCCGGAGACGTGGTTAATTTATGCCTTTCCCATCTTTGTAGAATCTCGATACCCCGAAGTTATGGCCGCCATTTTTAAAGATTTCACCCCGGTTAAAATATTTCCGGGTACCCTGGGAGGGGGGGAAATTTACGTTTGCAAATCCAATAAGGCTAGCTAA
- a CDS encoding glycosyltransferase family 39 protein, with protein MDRYLLLIAVLALILYLPGVWWGAPHATGPDRVHSWGVDDETPLGPLAEVHNIIRPKPDRNLGYPLMYSFLVVIAYSPYLLYLGLTNKLTTLTAVYPYGLSDPISTLKILSGIAHFVSMLMGVGTVVAAYDIGRTVWDRRVGVLAALFAMTVFPMFYYARTGNVDVPTLFFIALATAAFTRCLIYGLTVRRAISLGIFVGFALGTKESAAGAFLAMPPVLLLLHGQDAKKLGGGWSWAFWKAPLAGLLAAVLALGIGSGLFVDPERYFAHVKYLNKRVEDLSTGDHPVALTYPYTLEGNLQYARQMGKYLVDIMTLPGLVLATLSVLWVLGREPKAALLALPACSYLLFMFLSVRSAQMRYLLPMGFLLAFFPARTVVHTWNSSSPVTRLIFTLFAGGILFTGLLRGIELTYEMIYDSRYAAGAWLESRTEPGDLIHYFGSSQKNPPLKPGVIMKAAIGYYGMDVRPRVDEKAVQEILQEWKEKRPKFIIIMPDHTSPPGVPYSHTCPPQIYEGLLNGTLGYQQVAYFQTPPLFPWLHRPPLDYPTVNPPIRIFLREDTDHTIKLNPTVTYQTITGWEVTTIKSGFFIPHSPMHKYKDRIYDLAVNELGINRVRLEITSGLENPVDYGAEHVAGRMSYKDWAKVRYQVINDNEDPFVINPNGFHFTELDARVDNMVLPLKQRLEDRGEKLYINLTYVDFGPSKFKHKDFPEEYAEFILATFLHLQDKYGWVPDAVEVTLEPENSHWSGKQIGQAMVAAGNRLKAYGFHPKFIAPSNTNMAKAITWFDEMMRVPGVRAYLSEFSYHRYGGVSDTNLYTIAGRAEQYKINTAMLEHIGSGYEDLHKDLKIGRNSAWGQYTLAGPGEDAGGRYFWVDTSNPDHPIVNLGSRARFLRQYFKYIRSGAVRIQATTYSNIFDPLAFINTDGKYVVVVKATAGGSFSIQGLPAGTYGIKYTTFNQYDVDWPDTTITDNQTVQASIPEPGVITVYAK; from the coding sequence ATGGATCGTTATTTGCTTCTGATCGCCGTTTTGGCCTTGATACTCTATTTACCAGGTGTCTGGTGGGGCGCACCCCATGCCACGGGGCCGGATCGAGTACACTCCTGGGGGGTGGACGATGAAACACCTTTAGGTCCCCTTGCAGAGGTTCATAATATTATTCGGCCCAAGCCTGATCGTAACCTCGGCTATCCCCTGATGTACTCTTTCTTGGTTGTAATCGCCTACTCACCCTATCTCCTTTATCTAGGGCTGACAAATAAACTCACCACCCTTACGGCCGTATATCCTTATGGTTTGTCAGACCCCATAAGCACTTTGAAGATACTCAGTGGGATTGCCCATTTTGTTTCGATGTTAATGGGTGTCGGAACGGTTGTAGCAGCCTATGATATAGGTCGTACAGTATGGGATCGGCGGGTAGGGGTTCTTGCCGCCTTATTCGCTATGACAGTATTTCCCATGTTTTACTATGCTCGCACCGGTAACGTGGACGTACCGACCTTGTTTTTCATTGCACTGGCTACGGCGGCCTTTACCCGATGCCTTATCTATGGCCTTACGGTTCGGCGAGCCATAAGCCTGGGTATTTTTGTTGGCTTTGCTCTGGGGACCAAAGAATCCGCAGCCGGAGCCTTTCTGGCAATGCCGCCGGTCCTGTTGCTTCTCCATGGACAAGACGCAAAGAAGTTAGGGGGAGGATGGTCCTGGGCTTTCTGGAAGGCGCCCCTTGCCGGACTCCTGGCAGCCGTTTTAGCTTTGGGTATTGGAAGTGGTCTTTTTGTAGATCCGGAACGATACTTTGCACATGTAAAGTATCTTAATAAACGTGTGGAAGACCTTTCCACGGGAGACCATCCGGTCGCTCTCACCTACCCTTATACCCTGGAAGGAAATCTCCAATACGCCAGGCAGATGGGTAAATACCTCGTCGATATCATGACACTACCCGGGCTTGTATTGGCTACTTTGAGCGTCTTATGGGTTCTAGGACGTGAGCCGAAGGCTGCCTTGCTGGCTTTACCGGCCTGTTCCTACCTGCTTTTTATGTTCCTGTCAGTACGATCGGCCCAGATGCGTTATTTACTACCTATGGGATTTTTACTGGCTTTTTTCCCGGCGCGAACGGTGGTACACACCTGGAATTCTTCATCGCCTGTGACCCGACTGATCTTTACGCTCTTTGCAGGAGGAATTCTCTTCACAGGACTTCTACGAGGAATAGAATTGACCTATGAAATGATCTATGATTCCCGTTATGCGGCAGGAGCATGGTTAGAGTCACGTACAGAACCCGGCGATCTTATCCATTACTTTGGATCCTCTCAAAAGAATCCCCCCCTCAAACCCGGAGTTATCATGAAGGCGGCCATCGGCTACTATGGCATGGATGTACGACCCCGGGTTGACGAAAAAGCCGTACAGGAGATCCTCCAGGAGTGGAAAGAAAAAAGACCCAAGTTCATTATCATAATGCCAGACCATACGAGTCCACCGGGAGTTCCTTATAGTCATACCTGTCCTCCTCAAATTTACGAAGGCTTGCTCAACGGTACCCTGGGTTATCAACAGGTCGCTTATTTCCAGACCCCGCCTTTGTTCCCATGGCTCCACCGACCTCCCCTGGATTATCCCACAGTCAACCCACCCATCCGTATTTTTCTTCGGGAAGATACAGATCATACCATTAAGTTAAATCCAACCGTAACCTACCAAACCATCACAGGTTGGGAAGTCACAACGATTAAATCGGGTTTCTTCATACCCCATAGTCCGATGCATAAATATAAAGACAGGATATATGATCTGGCTGTCAATGAATTGGGCATTAACCGCGTGCGCTTAGAGATAACCAGCGGGCTTGAAAATCCTGTAGATTATGGGGCCGAACACGTAGCCGGACGTATGTCTTATAAAGACTGGGCAAAGGTCCGTTATCAGGTCATAAATGATAACGAGGATCCCTTTGTCATTAACCCAAACGGATTTCATTTCACGGAATTAGATGCCCGGGTGGATAATATGGTGCTTCCTCTAAAACAGAGGTTAGAAGACAGGGGAGAAAAACTCTACATTAATCTTACCTATGTTGACTTCGGACCTTCCAAATTTAAACATAAAGATTTTCCGGAAGAATATGCCGAATTTATCTTAGCAACCTTTTTGCATCTTCAGGATAAATACGGCTGGGTACCCGATGCCGTAGAAGTAACCCTGGAACCTGAAAACTCTCACTGGTCTGGAAAACAAATAGGTCAGGCCATGGTAGCGGCAGGTAATCGCCTTAAAGCTTATGGTTTCCATCCTAAATTCATTGCTCCCTCAAATACCAATATGGCAAAGGCCATTACCTGGTTCGATGAAATGATGCGCGTGCCTGGGGTCCGGGCTTATTTATCTGAGTTTTCCTATCATCGCTACGGTGGCGTGTCAGATACCAATCTTTATACCATCGCCGGCAGAGCAGAACAATATAAGATTAATACCGCCATGCTGGAACATATTGGAAGCGGATACGAGGATCTTCATAAAGATCTAAAAATAGGAAGAAATTCAGCCTGGGGCCAATATACCTTAGCGGGACCCGGCGAAGATGCCGGAGGCCGTTATTTTTGGGTTGATACGAGCAATCCCGATCATCCCATTGTAAATCTGGGAAGCCGGGCCAGGTTCTTGCGCCAGTATTTTAAATATATTCGAAGCGGTGCCGTGAGAATACAGGCAACAACTTACAGCAACATCTTCGATCCCCTGGCTTTTATTAATACCGATGGTAAATATGTAGTAGTGGTTAAAGCCACCGCCGGAGGTTCTTTTTCTATTCAAGGGTTGCCCGCCGGTACTTATGGCATTAAGTATACCACTTTCAATCAGTATGATGTAGACTGGCCCGATACTACCATTACAGATAATCAAACGGTTCAGGCAAGTATTCCTGAACCCGGGGTCATCACCGTATATGCCAAATAA
- a CDS encoding lysylphosphatidylglycerol synthase transmembrane domain-containing protein: protein MGAFPSKIWQKPSTRIIISLSLLGFLLVKLPLSDLWQAIRQVSPGLWIFSILVFMMGHVLGVVKWSLLINMGKNKLPFLVAARCYFAGLFANLCLPSIAGGDIVRAAMAMGFPNGKAESRGGRPPARTEAVLLGSVLDRFLDIASLAFLMFLGIWSAPGAVTTEDRRVLSWALFFLFGFALCTLLFLLLPLPKSIPVRLGLWITRCRQIIRHLLKNPERALVGFGIATCVQGAFVLLAATLGAACGIHLARSIWFLIWPLSKLVASLPISMGGLGVREIALVTLLGRFGIPASSSVGLGLLWQTILVAGGGMGGLLYLLLKRNTSRSDVRAAWRISHKKI from the coding sequence ATGGGTGCTTTTCCTTCCAAAATATGGCAGAAACCTTCCACCCGAATTATTATAAGCTTATCCCTTCTTGGGTTTTTGTTGGTAAAGTTGCCCCTTTCCGACCTCTGGCAGGCTATTCGGCAGGTTTCGCCCGGGCTATGGATATTTTCAATTCTGGTGTTTATGATGGGACATGTGCTGGGGGTGGTTAAATGGAGTCTTTTGATTAACATGGGAAAAAACAAGCTCCCTTTCCTCGTTGCGGCCCGTTGTTACTTTGCCGGACTGTTTGCAAATCTTTGTCTGCCTTCAATTGCAGGAGGAGACATTGTTCGTGCCGCTATGGCCATGGGATTTCCCAATGGAAAGGCAGAAAGTAGGGGCGGGAGGCCCCCCGCCCGTACAGAAGCCGTTCTTTTGGGAAGTGTTTTAGACCGATTTTTGGATATAGCTTCTCTGGCGTTTCTGATGTTTTTGGGTATCTGGTCAGCACCCGGAGCCGTAACAACGGAAGATCGTAGGGTCCTTTCCTGGGCTTTATTTTTCCTGTTCGGCTTTGCCCTTTGCACTCTGCTTTTCCTCCTCCTTCCACTCCCGAAAAGCATACCTGTTCGACTGGGCTTATGGATTACTCGCTGTCGTCAAATCATCCGGCACTTACTCAAAAATCCGGAGCGAGCTCTGGTCGGATTCGGTATAGCGACCTGTGTTCAAGGAGCCTTTGTTCTGTTAGCTGCCACTTTGGGAGCAGCCTGTGGCATTCACCTGGCCAGATCGATTTGGTTTCTCATCTGGCCTTTGTCGAAACTGGTGGCTTCGCTGCCCATCAGTATGGGTGGTCTGGGTGTTCGTGAGATAGCCCTTGTAACCCTGTTGGGGCGATTTGGGATCCCGGCCTCCAGTTCTGTAGGATTAGGTCTACTCTGGCAAACCATTCTGGTCGCCGGAGGGGGAATGGGGGGGCTCCTCTACCTTCTCCTGAAGAGAAATACTTCAAGGTCAGATGTTCGGGCGGCCTGGCGTATCTCCCATAAAAAAATATGA
- a CDS encoding Gfo/Idh/MocA family oxidoreductase — protein MRFGLIGCGGIGSLRAAALKQVPEFRLEAVSDIDLDRARMVSIHYGGIVVPDWRSLVHREEVEAVIISTPPHFHAEMCREALKAGKHVLCEKPLARTPDECQSILEVEKQSGRFLATGFNYRFYPSIQKARKLLDSGIIGTLDHIRSYTGYSAAEHNQSWLHESEIMGGGAFRDNGIHLIDLTCYFLGEVAEVKGFATNGVWEFKGCEDNGFALLRSTTGKIASLQASWTEWRGYRLSIEIYGTRGCIRTRCFPMLTQVLWSPERGGPIRRKTYFFPLTFIQEHLRSYRWIVIRSFIQEFQAFSRAIRGERTELATGYDGLRAVEIAYAASRTFLEG, from the coding sequence ATGCGATTTGGACTTATTGGATGTGGTGGAATTGGCTCATTACGGGCAGCAGCATTAAAGCAGGTGCCGGAATTCCGGCTAGAAGCCGTCAGTGATATTGATCTGGATCGAGCCCGAATGGTTTCTATCCATTACGGTGGGATAGTAGTACCCGACTGGCGCTCTCTGGTTCATCGGGAGGAAGTGGAGGCCGTCATTATCTCAACTCCTCCGCACTTCCATGCCGAGATGTGCAGGGAAGCACTGAAAGCGGGTAAGCATGTACTCTGTGAGAAGCCCCTGGCCCGGACCCCCGATGAATGTCAGAGTATTCTCGAAGTAGAAAAGCAGAGTGGTCGGTTCCTGGCCACAGGATTTAATTATCGATTCTATCCCTCTATTCAGAAAGCGCGCAAGCTTCTGGACAGCGGAATAATCGGTACGCTGGATCATATCCGTAGTTATACCGGATATTCTGCTGCAGAACACAATCAATCCTGGTTGCATGAGAGCGAAATTATGGGAGGGGGGGCCTTTCGGGATAATGGCATTCATCTCATCGACCTGACTTGCTATTTCCTTGGGGAAGTGGCAGAAGTCAAGGGATTTGCTACCAATGGGGTATGGGAGTTCAAGGGCTGTGAAGATAATGGCTTTGCCCTTCTTCGCAGTACCACCGGAAAAATCGCCTCTCTCCAGGCAAGCTGGACGGAATGGAGAGGATATCGTCTTTCAATTGAAATTTACGGAACCCGAGGCTGTATTCGGACCCGATGTTTCCCTATGTTAACTCAAGTTCTTTGGTCCCCGGAACGTGGGGGGCCTATACGGCGAAAAACTTACTTCTTTCCTCTAACTTTTATCCAGGAACATCTTCGCTCGTACCGTTGGATCGTGATTCGGAGCTTTATTCAGGAGTTTCAAGCCTTTTCCCGGGCGATCCGGGGTGAACGAACAGAATTAGCCACCGGTTATGATGGTTTAAGAGCCGTGGAGATAGCCTATGCAGCATCTCGTACTTTCCTGGAAGGTTAA
- a CDS encoding FAD-dependent oxidoreductase, producing MTKPKPQIVILGAGPAGLGAAFQLARHKKARVTVLEQRDRVGGNAGSFEVEGLYLDYGSHRLHPACNPAILQDLQQLLGNDLLLRPRHGRIRLKNRWIHFPLKPLDLLMKLPLRFALGVLTDASLKILPPSKEKSDRDETFASLLEGQLGKTICRDFYFPYARKIWGIAPEEISDVQARRRIAANSLGKMFKKVFSKLLGNSSPSTGREGNRPYFYYPRRGYGQISEALSRAAIREGAEIILTARVQEVYREGDRVKAVTYKDPLTRHTLQADYVWSTLPLNILIQSLQPRPEEEVILAAKKIRFRAMILIYLVLEQDRFSEFDAHYFPEPEIPITRISEPKNYNNAVEPVGLTALCAELPCETSQEVWGMKDEDLGRMVLEALSTAKIPVTAPIRQVFTRRIQHAYPIYQKGFERYFQLLDHYLEGIGGLLTFGRQGLFAHDNTHHALYMAYSAVDCLNEQGDFDQEKWRRYRNIFETHVVED from the coding sequence ATGACAAAGCCAAAACCTCAGATCGTTATCTTAGGGGCCGGACCTGCCGGGTTAGGGGCTGCATTCCAGTTAGCACGACACAAAAAAGCCCGGGTTACGGTATTGGAACAACGGGATCGGGTGGGTGGAAATGCAGGGAGTTTCGAAGTGGAAGGATTGTATCTGGATTACGGAAGTCACCGCCTTCATCCGGCCTGTAACCCGGCGATACTCCAAGACCTTCAACAGTTACTGGGAAATGATTTGTTGCTTCGACCTCGACACGGTCGTATCCGTCTAAAAAACAGATGGATTCACTTTCCCCTTAAACCCCTGGATCTTCTTATGAAGCTGCCACTCAGATTTGCTCTGGGTGTCCTGACCGATGCGTCCCTGAAAATCCTGCCTCCCTCAAAGGAAAAATCCGATCGGGATGAAACATTTGCTTCCCTGCTGGAGGGTCAGTTGGGTAAAACCATCTGTCGGGATTTCTACTTCCCCTATGCCCGCAAGATCTGGGGAATAGCTCCCGAGGAAATATCCGATGTTCAGGCCCGGCGAAGGATTGCTGCAAACTCTTTGGGAAAGATGTTTAAGAAAGTTTTTTCAAAGTTACTAGGGAACTCCTCCCCATCCACGGGGCGGGAAGGTAATCGTCCATACTTCTACTATCCCAGACGGGGTTACGGCCAGATATCCGAAGCCCTCTCCCGGGCAGCTATCCGGGAAGGGGCCGAAATTATCCTCACCGCCAGGGTACAGGAGGTATACCGGGAAGGGGATCGGGTTAAGGCCGTTACCTATAAAGACCCTTTGACCCGGCATACTTTACAGGCTGATTACGTCTGGTCTACCCTTCCTCTAAATATACTTATCCAAAGCCTGCAACCCAGGCCCGAGGAGGAGGTCATTCTGGCCGCCAAAAAAATCAGGTTTAGAGCGATGATCCTTATCTATCTGGTGCTGGAACAGGATCGATTCAGTGAATTCGATGCCCACTATTTTCCAGAACCGGAAATTCCTATTACGCGGATTTCTGAACCTAAAAATTATAACAACGCGGTGGAACCTGTTGGTCTGACAGCTTTATGTGCCGAATTACCCTGTGAAACCTCCCAGGAGGTTTGGGGGATGAAAGATGAAGACCTGGGTCGAATGGTCCTGGAAGCCTTGAGTACCGCAAAGATACCTGTTACGGCTCCTATCCGGCAGGTATTCACACGTCGAATTCAACATGCCTATCCCATCTATCAAAAAGGTTTTGAAAGGTATTTTCAACTTCTGGATCATTACCTTGAGGGCATCGGAGGCTTATTAACCTTTGGCCGTCAAGGATTGTTTGCCCATGATAATACCCACCATGCCTTATACATGGCTTACTCCGCCGTGGATTGTCTAAATGAACAGGGTGATTTTGACCAGGAAAAATGGCGAAGGTATCGAAATATTTTTGAAACCCACGTGGTAGAGGATTAA
- a CDS encoding glycosyltransferase family 2 protein, with amino-acid sequence MQEDSLKSKNSDQEATVCIVIPAYNEEKAIAEQIQKVRSVMGQTDWHYQIIVVDDGSTDRTAEEASKYEVQLIRLPRNRGYGAALKAGISAARSDYIVIIDADGTYPAEAIPELLAKVPEYDMVVGARIGPNAQIPSLRKPAKWFLTKLASYLAEQPIPDLNSGLRVMKKAVVEQFYYILPSGFSFTTTITLALLCNDYLVYYHPIEYYRRVGQSKIRPVDTYHFSLLIVRTIVYFNPLRVFLPLGLILFLIGVAKFIYDLFLENLSETAVTGFLGAFIVWALGLLADQIAKVGLGSRLKR; translated from the coding sequence ATGCAAGAAGATTCTCTGAAAAGTAAAAATTCTGATCAGGAAGCTACGGTCTGTATTGTGATTCCTGCTTATAATGAGGAGAAAGCGATTGCAGAGCAGATTCAGAAAGTTCGGTCTGTTATGGGCCAGACAGACTGGCATTACCAGATTATTGTCGTGGATGATGGATCAACGGATCGTACGGCAGAGGAAGCAAGCAAGTACGAGGTACAACTGATTCGACTTCCCAGGAACCGAGGGTATGGGGCTGCGCTTAAGGCTGGTATTTCGGCTGCCAGGTCCGATTATATTGTTATTATCGATGCAGATGGTACTTATCCCGCCGAGGCGATTCCGGAACTCCTGGCCAAGGTTCCCGAATATGATATGGTCGTTGGAGCAAGGATAGGCCCCAATGCCCAGATCCCCTCCCTTCGAAAACCGGCTAAATGGTTCCTGACAAAACTGGCCAGTTATTTGGCGGAACAACCTATACCCGATCTTAATTCAGGTCTGCGGGTTATGAAGAAGGCCGTAGTAGAGCAGTTTTATTACATCTTGCCCTCGGGTTTTTCGTTTACAACCACCATTACCCTGGCTCTTCTCTGTAATGATTACCTGGTATACTACCACCCCATTGAATATTATCGCCGGGTCGGACAATCCAAGATCCGACCCGTCGATACATACCACTTTTCACTTCTTATCGTACGAACCATTGTTTATTTCAATCCCTTACGGGTCTTTCTACCCCTGGGCTTGATACTTTTTTTGATCGGAGTTGCCAAGTTTATTTATGATCTGTTTCTTGAAAATCTATCTGAAACGGCTGTAACAGGATTTTTAGGAGCCTTCATTGTTTGGGCCTTAGGCCTTCTGGCGGATCAAATCGCAAAAGTCGGACTTGGTTCAAGGTTGAAACGATAA
- a CDS encoding SGNH/GDSL hydrolase family protein, which translates to MKTSQILKDLLAKVSLALMSLIIFFIVLELGFRGIEGLSNWMHKSSKPWAIYDEDLLYRPRPDYEDLNSDGLRNRPIDPVKTKFRLLILGDSIPFYGDNPEDTYVGRLETNLHKDPDLVPIETINAGIKGYTNYQELVYLKKYGLKFNPDLIGVSFCLNDLHKFLHQFKVENGEIVSDTYEFTEEAVHSVDSTAYQLARKSHFLVWLRHKLSIFESLIELKTQEGFTFDYRPDFRTAWKDESWPPIENQLKEMVELGKTHGFRVFLVVFPFGEQLREDYLARDRAYVTKPQQKLKAICERLGIPMLDLFPDIDRKKHLLEDQIHLTREGRELVAEKIALFLKREQLVPTRSMISQQK; encoded by the coding sequence ATGAAAACCTCGCAAATTCTTAAGGATTTGTTGGCAAAAGTAAGTCTGGCTCTCATGAGTCTGATAATTTTTTTTATTGTCTTAGAACTGGGATTCCGTGGAATCGAAGGGTTAAGCAACTGGATGCACAAGTCCTCTAAACCCTGGGCTATCTATGATGAAGACCTTTTATACCGACCACGACCTGACTATGAAGATCTTAACTCAGATGGATTGAGAAATAGACCCATTGATCCTGTAAAAACAAAATTTAGACTTTTAATCCTGGGGGATTCCATCCCTTTTTATGGGGATAACCCTGAAGATACTTACGTGGGACGACTAGAAACTAACCTCCATAAAGACCCTGATCTTGTACCCATAGAGACCATCAATGCCGGAATAAAGGGTTATACCAATTACCAGGAACTTGTTTATTTAAAAAAATACGGATTAAAATTCAATCCCGATCTTATAGGCGTAAGTTTTTGTTTAAATGACCTTCATAAATTTCTCCACCAGTTTAAGGTTGAAAATGGGGAAATTGTGAGTGATACCTATGAGTTTACAGAAGAAGCCGTTCATTCGGTGGACAGTACGGCTTACCAGCTTGCACGCAAAAGTCATTTTCTTGTATGGTTACGGCATAAGCTCAGTATATTTGAGAGTCTCATCGAACTGAAAACGCAGGAAGGCTTCACCTTTGATTATCGACCGGATTTTAGAACAGCCTGGAAGGATGAATCGTGGCCTCCCATTGAAAACCAACTGAAGGAGATGGTAGAACTCGGCAAGACCCATGGTTTTCGTGTATTTTTGGTTGTATTTCCGTTTGGTGAGCAGCTCCGGGAAGACTATCTGGCGCGAGACCGGGCTTACGTAACCAAACCCCAACAGAAGTTGAAAGCAATTTGTGAACGGCTGGGTATCCCTATGCTAGATTTATTTCCGGATATAGATCGAAAAAAACACCTCCTGGAAGATCAGATTCATTTAACCCGAGAGGGAAGAGAACTGGTGGCCGAGAAAATAGCCCTGTTTCTTAAAAGGGAGCAATTGGTTCCAACCCGTTCTATGATTTCCCAACAAAAATAG